One genomic region from Mycobacterium basiliense encodes:
- a CDS encoding SDR family oxidoreductase, which yields MTVLDRLRYDGKRALVVGGATGMGAAAAKSAAELGAEVIVLDYAPVNYDVGRAVQVDLRDPASIDSAVEQLGGPVHAVFSAAGVADGPDLMKINFIGHRHLIERLLANDQLPSGSAICFISSVAGMGWENDLPRLMEFLATPDYAAAQDWVFAHEAEGIIHYGFSKKAINAYVATQAFSLLKKGIRINAICPGPTDTPLAQANADLWLTFAQDYRDEIGSKVHTPEQMGDVMAFLNSAAAFGISGITLLVDYGHTMSSLTGAYPPGKPLIDLIMGRVSMP from the coding sequence ATGACAGTTTTGGATCGGCTGCGCTACGACGGCAAGCGGGCCCTAGTTGTCGGTGGCGCGACCGGGATGGGCGCAGCGGCCGCCAAGTCGGCAGCAGAACTCGGCGCCGAAGTGATCGTGCTGGATTACGCGCCGGTGAACTACGACGTGGGCCGGGCGGTGCAGGTCGACTTGCGCGACCCCGCGTCGATCGACTCCGCTGTTGAACAGCTGGGCGGCCCGGTCCACGCGGTCTTCTCCGCCGCCGGCGTCGCCGACGGGCCCGATCTGATGAAGATCAACTTCATCGGACACCGGCACCTCATCGAGCGCCTACTGGCCAACGACCAGCTGCCGTCCGGATCCGCTATCTGCTTCATTTCGTCGGTGGCCGGCATGGGGTGGGAGAACGACCTGCCGCGGCTGATGGAGTTTTTGGCCACGCCCGACTACGCGGCGGCTCAAGACTGGGTCTTTGCGCATGAAGCCGAGGGCATCATCCACTACGGCTTCAGCAAGAAGGCGATCAACGCCTACGTGGCAACACAGGCCTTTTCCCTTCTGAAGAAGGGCATCCGCATCAACGCCATCTGTCCCGGCCCGACCGATACCCCGCTGGCCCAGGCCAATGCGGACCTGTGGCTCACCTTTGCCCAGGACTACCGGGACGAGATCGGTTCCAAAGTGCACACCCCAGAACAAATGGGCGACGTCATGGCGTTCCTCAACAGCGCGGCCGCTTTCGGTATCAGCGGTATCACGCTGCTGGTGGACTATGGGCACACAATGTCGTCGCTCACCGGTGCATATCCGCCGGGCAAACCCCTCATCGATCTGATCATGGGCCGCGTCTCGATGCCCTAG
- the metE gene encoding 5-methyltetrahydropteroyltriglutamate--homocysteine S-methyltransferase, producing MTQFVSQTPFTATITGSPRIGPRRELKRATEGYWSGRTSRSDLESVAASLRRDTWTQLAEAGLDSVPVNTFSYYDQMLDTAVLLGALPARVNGISDELDRYFAAARGNADIAPLEMTKWFDTNYHYLVPEIGPSTQFTLNPDKVLSEFKEAQQLGIPARPVVIGPVTFLLLSKAVDGGPAPIDRLEDLVPIYSELLSLLADNGARWVQFDEPALVTDICPDAPALAERMYTALGSLRNRPALHVATYFGDPGAALAALARTPVEAIGVDLVAGAPGAVAAIVGAPELAGKTLVAGIVDGRNVWRTDLEAALGRLATLLGSVAAVAVSTSCSTLHVPYSLQPESDLDDNLRSWLAFGAEKVAEVVVLARALRDGRDAVADEIAASNAAAASRKKDPRLHNGQVRARIDSIVASGAHRGDAATRRASQDARLHLPPLPTTTIGSYPQTSAIRKARQQLRAGEIDQAEYVSRMKQEIADVIGLQERLDLDVLVHGEPERNDMVQYFAEQLQGFFATQNGWVQSYGSRCVRPPILYGDVSRTNPMTVDWITYAQSLTDKPIKGMLTGPVTILAWSFVRDDQPLADTANQVALGIRDETVDLQSAGIAVIQVDEPALRELLPLRHAEQDQYLRWAVAAFRLATSGVADSTQIHTHLCYSEFGEVIAAIADLDADVTSIEAARSHMEVLDDLNAAGFANSVGPGVYDIHSPRVPSTEEMAESLQAALKAVPASRLWVNPDCGLKTRNVDEVTTSLQHMVAAAKQVRAGI from the coding sequence GTGACCCAGTTCGTTAGTCAAACACCTTTTACCGCAACCATTACCGGCTCACCCCGCATCGGGCCGCGCCGCGAGCTCAAACGCGCGACCGAGGGGTACTGGTCCGGGCGTACCAGCCGGTCAGACCTAGAGTCCGTCGCCGCCTCCCTGCGTCGAGACACCTGGACGCAGCTAGCCGAGGCCGGTTTGGACTCGGTGCCGGTCAACACCTTCTCCTACTACGACCAGATGCTCGACACCGCGGTTCTGCTGGGTGCACTGCCGGCCCGGGTCAATGGAATCTCCGACGAGCTGGACCGCTATTTCGCCGCCGCGCGGGGCAATGCCGACATCGCTCCGCTGGAAATGACGAAGTGGTTTGACACCAACTACCACTACCTGGTTCCGGAGATCGGGCCGTCCACCCAGTTCACCCTGAATCCCGACAAGGTGCTCTCCGAGTTCAAAGAGGCACAGCAACTCGGAATTCCCGCGCGTCCGGTGGTTATCGGGCCGGTCACCTTCCTATTGCTCAGCAAGGCTGTCGACGGTGGGCCCGCACCGATCGACCGGCTCGAGGACCTGGTTCCGATCTACTCCGAACTGCTGTCACTGCTCGCCGACAACGGCGCGCGCTGGGTGCAATTCGACGAGCCGGCGCTGGTGACCGACATTTGCCCCGACGCACCCGCGCTGGCCGAGCGGATGTACACGGCCCTGGGATCGCTGCGCAACCGCCCGGCCCTGCATGTTGCCACCTATTTCGGCGACCCCGGCGCCGCGCTGGCCGCGTTGGCCCGCACTCCCGTCGAAGCGATCGGCGTCGACCTGGTTGCCGGTGCACCCGGCGCGGTGGCCGCCATAGTGGGGGCGCCCGAGCTGGCGGGCAAGACACTGGTCGCCGGCATCGTCGACGGGCGCAATGTCTGGCGCACCGATCTGGAGGCGGCGCTCGGCCGGCTCGCCACACTGCTGGGATCCGTTGCGGCCGTGGCAGTGTCGACGTCGTGCTCAACATTGCACGTGCCGTACTCGCTGCAACCCGAGTCCGATCTGGATGACAACCTACGCAGCTGGCTGGCCTTCGGTGCCGAAAAGGTGGCCGAAGTCGTGGTTCTCGCCCGCGCGCTGCGCGACGGACGCGACGCGGTCGCCGACGAGATCGCGGCATCCAACGCCGCCGCGGCATCCCGGAAGAAAGACCCGCGCCTGCACAACGGACAGGTCCGGGCACGTATCGACTCGATCGTCGCCTCCGGTGCACATCGAGGCGATGCCGCCACGCGGCGCGCCAGCCAAGACGCCCGCCTGCATCTTCCGCCGCTGCCGACGACGACGATCGGCTCCTATCCGCAGACGTCGGCAATCCGCAAGGCGCGCCAACAGTTGCGGGCCGGGGAAATCGACCAGGCCGAATACGTCAGCCGGATGAAGCAGGAGATCGCCGACGTCATCGGGCTGCAGGAGCGCCTTGACCTCGACGTGCTGGTGCACGGTGAGCCGGAACGCAACGACATGGTGCAGTATTTCGCCGAGCAGTTGCAGGGCTTCTTTGCTACCCAGAACGGTTGGGTGCAGTCCTACGGCAGCCGCTGCGTCCGCCCACCGATTCTGTACGGGGACGTGTCACGCACGAACCCGATGACGGTCGACTGGATCACCTATGCCCAGTCCCTGACCGACAAGCCGATCAAGGGCATGCTGACCGGGCCGGTCACCATCCTGGCGTGGTCTTTCGTCCGCGACGACCAGCCGCTGGCCGACACTGCCAACCAAGTGGCATTGGGCATTCGCGACGAGACCGTGGACCTGCAGTCGGCCGGCATCGCGGTGATCCAGGTCGACGAGCCCGCACTGCGTGAGCTGCTGCCACTGCGGCATGCCGAGCAAGACCAGTACCTGCGTTGGGCGGTAGCGGCTTTCCGGCTGGCTACCTCCGGCGTGGCCGACTCAACGCAGATCCACACCCATTTGTGCTACTCGGAGTTCGGCGAGGTGATCGCCGCGATCGCCGATCTGGATGCCGACGTGACGTCCATCGAAGCCGCGCGCTCCCACATGGAGGTGCTGGACGACCTGAACGCGGCCGGCTTCGCCAACAGTGTGGGACCGGGGGTGTACGACATCCACTCCCCGCGGGTGCCGAGCACCGAGGAGATGGCCGAGTCGCTCCAAGCAGCGTTGAAAGCCGTACCGGCTAGCCGGCTTTGGGTCAACCCCGACTGCGGATTGAAGACCCGCAACGTCGACGAGGTGACCACGTCACTGCAGCACATGGTGGCAGCCGCGAAGCAGGTCCGAGCGGGCATCTAA
- a CDS encoding PE family protein: protein MSGVSVTPELLSAATSDLTRLGSTIRAANAAAAVSTTSLLAAGADEVSAAIAALFGAHAQDYQALGAQLTAFHDRFVHTLSAGAGWYAGADTANSASLQTLERNVLGVLNAPTQALLGRPLIGDGAGGAPGTGQAGGAGGILLGNGGNGGSGAAGQAGGAGGDAGLFGSGGAGGAGGAAGGAGGAGGFGGSGGAGGLLGGFGGAGGAGGAGGIGAAGINAGHGGEGGAGGIARALMGWAGGAGGTGGAGGAGVSGAASVAPGGVGGQGGAGGAGGAGGAGGAHAGLFGLGGLFGSGGAGGAGGMGGDGGNGGAGGTGTGFGLAGGDGGAGGAGGNAGSGGAGGAAGLFGSTGVAGAASTGGDGGNGGSGGAGDDGGSGNGGFAGGDGGNGGNGGDGFTGTGGNAGNGGNGGNAGHAGADTGTGGTTAPSGGNGGHGGNAGHAGTGGTAAGTGGKGGDGGHGGNGMTGNAGSNGKAGDAGGHGGNGGDGGDGFTGTGGNAGNGGNGGHGGTAGADTGAGGAIAPAGGNGGHGGNAGHAGTGSGAAGSGGVGGIGGNGGHGGHGNAAVIGGKAGDDGGAGGTGGDGGAGFTGTGGNAGNGGNGGDGGNAGADIGTGGTVAPAGGNGGTGGDAGHAGTGSTAAGAGGKGGNGGNGGDGGDGNKGVTGFTAKAGDTGGNGGNGGNGGAGFTGNGGNGGNGGNGGAGGDAGVDTATGASIAPAGGNGGNGGNGGDAGTGATAASKGGAGGNGGNAGNGGAGFLGELGGNGGRGGDGGNGGTGFTGTGGNGGSAGNGGDGGKGGVDNARGNAGHSGGQGGAGGHGGNAGTGATSAGNGGGGGAGGNGGRGGDGGLNHDGVNNAGGNGGNGGNGGNGGNSGAGGTNGASGAGGNGGDGGDGKSGIPGQSPPTLNGGNGGNGGNGGDAGTAGTGGSVASAVGGAGGNGGNGGTGGTGGDFFELLHVTDPTAAIGTFGGHGGNGGHGGNGGIGDLIETAGNGGDGGMGGKGGSPAVGNVTAVHAVGGTGGTGGNAGTGGTSTGALMQNTGGNGGMGGKGGTGGIGSYGLNYPPEDGGTGGNGGTGGNGGLAGGGTTNVGGNAGMGGMGGTGGDGHAAYPGKGQTGGHGGSGGIGGTGGDGGTGIGGTNGAGAAGGAGGGGGTGGSGEIQSGGPGGPGSDGKDPIGGTGGVGGIGGSGGPGGASTGTPI from the coding sequence TTGTCGGGTGTCAGCGTTACGCCGGAGCTGTTGTCGGCGGCAACCTCGGATTTGACTCGTCTCGGCTCGACGATCCGAGCGGCCAACGCCGCGGCAGCGGTGTCCACGACGAGTCTGCTGGCCGCGGGTGCGGATGAGGTGTCGGCGGCCATTGCGGCGCTGTTCGGCGCGCACGCACAGGATTATCAGGCGCTGGGCGCACAGCTGACGGCTTTCCACGATCGGTTCGTACACACGCTCAGCGCGGGTGCCGGCTGGTATGCCGGCGCCGATACCGCCAACAGCGCGTCATTGCAGACGCTTGAACGGAACGTGCTCGGCGTGCTCAATGCGCCCACCCAGGCGCTGTTGGGACGCCCGTTGATCGGCGACGGTGCTGGCGGAGCGCCAGGCACCGGACAGGCCGGCGGGGCCGGCGGGATCTTGTTGGGCAACGGCGGAAACGGCGGGTCCGGAGCTGCCGGCCAGGCAGGTGGGGCAGGCGGTGACGCCGGTCTGTTCGGATCGGGCGGGGCCGGTGGGGCCGGTGGCGCAGCCGGTGGGGCCGGTGGGGCCGGCGGGTTCGGCGGTTCCGGCGGGGCCGGCGGGTTGCTGGGCGGTTTCGGTGGGGCCGGCGGAGCCGGCGGGGCCGGCGGGATCGGAGCGGCCGGCATCAATGCTGGGCACGGCGGGGAGGGCGGAGCCGGCGGGATCGCCCGGGCTCTGATGGGCTGGGCTGGCGGAGCCGGCGGGACAGGTGGAGCCGGCGGGGCCGGCGTCTCGGGAGCCGCGAGCGTGGCGCCCGGTGGGGTTGGCGGTCAAGGCGGGGCTGGCGGAGCCGGCGGGGCCGGCGGGGCCGGAGGCGCGCACGCGGGGCTGTTCGGGTTGGGAGGATTGTTCGGTTCCGGCGGGGCCGGGGGCGCGGGCGGCATGGGCGGCGACGGCGGCAACGGCGGGGCCGGCGGCACCGGCACGGGCTTTGGCCTAGCCGGCGGCGATGGTGGCGCCGGCGGGGCCGGCGGCAACGCGGGCTCCGGCGGCGCCGGCGGGGCCGCGGGATTATTTGGGTCGACTGGCGTCGCGGGTGCCGCCTCCACCGGCGGCGACGGAGGTAACGGGGGCAGCGGGGGCGCCGGCGACGATGGCGGCTCCGGCAACGGCGGCTTCGCCGGTGGCGACGGCGGAAACGGCGGAAACGGCGGCGACGGCTTCACCGGCACCGGCGGCAACGCCGGCAACGGCGGCAACGGCGGCAACGCCGGCCACGCCGGCGCCGACACCGGGACCGGCGGGACCACCGCCCCCTCCGGCGGCAACGGCGGGCACGGCGGCAACGCCGGCCACGCCGGCACCGGCGGCACGGCCGCGGGTACCGGAGGCAAGGGCGGCGACGGCGGCCACGGCGGAAACGGCATGACCGGCAACGCTGGCAGCAACGGCAAAGCCGGCGATGCCGGCGGACATGGTGGCAACGGCGGCGACGGCGGCGACGGCTTCACCGGCACCGGCGGCAACGCCGGCAACGGCGGCAACGGCGGCCACGGCGGGACCGCTGGCGCCGACACCGGGGCCGGCGGGGCCATCGCCCCGGCCGGCGGCAACGGCGGGCACGGTGGTAACGCCGGCCACGCCGGCACCGGCAGCGGTGCCGCGGGCAGCGGCGGTGTCGGCGGTATCGGCGGTAACGGCGGCCACGGCGGCCACGGCAACGCCGCCGTCATCGGAGGCAAGGCCGGCGATGACGGCGGTGCTGGCGGGACCGGCGGCGACGGCGGCGCCGGCTTCACCGGCACCGGCGGCAACGCCGGCAACGGCGGCAACGGCGGTGACGGCGGCAACGCCGGCGCCGACATCGGAACCGGCGGCACCGTCGCGCCCGCCGGCGGCAACGGCGGCACTGGTGGGGACGCCGGCCACGCCGGTACCGGCAGCACCGCCGCCGGCGCCGGCGGCAAGGGCGGCAACGGCGGCAACGGCGGCGACGGGGGCGACGGCAACAAAGGTGTCACCGGCTTCACCGCTAAAGCCGGTGACACCGGCGGCAACGGCGGCAACGGCGGCAACGGCGGCGCCGGCTTCACCGGCAACGGCGGAAACGGCGGCAACGGCGGCAACGGGGGCGCCGGCGGCGACGCCGGCGTGGACACCGCGACGGGCGCAAGCATCGCCCCGGCGGGTGGCAACGGCGGCAACGGCGGCAATGGCGGCGACGCCGGCACCGGCGCCACCGCCGCGAGCAAAGGCGGTGCCGGCGGGAACGGCGGCAACGCCGGCAACGGCGGCGCCGGGTTCTTGGGTGAACTCGGCGGCAACGGCGGCCGGGGCGGCGACGGCGGCAACGGCGGCACCGGCTTCACCGGCACCGGCGGCAACGGCGGCAGCGCTGGCAACGGCGGTGACGGCGGCAAGGGCGGCGTCGACAACGCCCGCGGCAATGCCGGCCACAGCGGTGGCCAGGGCGGCGCCGGAGGCCACGGCGGTAACGCCGGCACGGGCGCCACCTCCGCGGGCAACGGCGGAGGCGGCGGTGCCGGCGGCAACGGCGGCCGCGGCGGCGACGGCGGTCTCAACCACGACGGTGTGAACAACGCCGGCGGCAACGGCGGAAACGGCGGCAACGGCGGCAATGGCGGCAATTCCGGCGCCGGCGGTACCAACGGTGCCAGCGGCGCCGGCGGCAACGGCGGCGACGGCGGCGACGGCAAAAGCGGCATCCCCGGTCAGAGCCCTCCCACCCTCAACGGCGGCAACGGCGGGAACGGCGGCAACGGCGGTGACGCCGGCACGGCCGGCACCGGCGGTTCCGTCGCCAGCGCTGTCGGCGGCGCCGGCGGCAACGGCGGCAACGGCGGCACGGGCGGTACCGGCGGGGATTTCTTTGAGCTGCTGCACGTCACCGACCCAACTGCCGCTATCGGTACCTTCGGCGGCCACGGCGGCAACGGCGGGCACGGCGGCAACGGCGGTATCGGCGACCTGATCGAGACCGCCGGCAACGGCGGCGACGGCGGCATGGGTGGCAAGGGAGGCTCCCCCGCGGTTGGCAACGTCACCGCGGTTCATGCCGTCGGCGGTACCGGCGGAACTGGCGGTAACGCCGGCACTGGCGGTACCAGCACCGGCGCCCTCATGCAAAACACGGGAGGCAACGGCGGCATGGGCGGCAAGGGTGGCACCGGCGGAATCGGCTCGTACGGCCTCAACTACCCACCCGAGGACGGGGGCACGGGCGGAAACGGGGGCACGGGTGGAAACGGCGGCTTGGCCGGCGGCGGTACCACCAATGTCGGCGGCAACGCCGGTATGGGCGGCATGGGCGGCACCGGCGGCGACGGCCACGCGGCCTACCCCGGCAAGGGGCAAACCGGCGGCCATGGCGGCAGCGGCGGGATCGGCGGCACCGGCGGCGACGGCGGTACCGGCATTGGCGGCACCAACGGAGCCGGCGCTGCCGGTGGCGCCGGCGGCGGTGGCGGCACCGGAGGTAGCGGTGAGATTCAGAGCGGCGGCCCGGGCGGACCCGGCTCCGACGGCAAGGATCCCATCGGCGGCACGGGCGGCGTGGGTGGCATCGGCGGCTCGGGCGGTCCTGGCGGGGCCAGCACCGGCACCCCGATCTGA
- a CDS encoding DUF3556 domain-containing protein yields the protein MGFLKPQLPDIDIAEWSKGTRSEKIRPMARHWAEVGFGTPVVLHLFYVVKILLYILFAWLIVFSTKGIEGFTDVTSWYAEPIVFQKVVLYTMLFEVIGLGCGFGPLNNRFLPPMGSVLYWMRFGTIRLPPWPDRVPWTKGTKRVPIDVALYALLLLLLLAALFTDGSGPVPQLGTEIGLLPTWQVVVILVLLAVLGLRDKVIFLAARGEVYATLTVTFLFGGADMIVAAKLVFLVIWMGAATSKLNKHFPFVISTMMSNNPLFRPRFLKRMFFEKFPDDLRPGLLSRLLAHVSTAIEMFVPVALFFSHGGWPTTVAAIAMVCFHLGILTAIPMGVPLEWNVFMIFGVLSLFVGHANLGLADVKNPVPVAILFALVVGTVILGNMFPRKISFLPGMRYYAGNWDTTLWCIKPSADDKIRRGIVAIASMPAAQLERYYGKERAQIPMYLGYAFRAMNTHGRALFTLAHRAMAGHNEDDYVITDGERICSTALGWNFGDGHMHNEQLVAAMQQRCRFEPGEVRIVLLDAQPIHRQTQHYRLVDAATGEFERGYVRVADMVTRQPWDDEVPVQVSSD from the coding sequence ATGGGATTTCTCAAGCCCCAACTGCCGGACATCGACATCGCCGAGTGGAGCAAGGGCACCCGCAGCGAAAAAATCCGACCCATGGCCAGACACTGGGCCGAGGTGGGTTTCGGTACGCCGGTGGTGCTGCACCTGTTCTATGTCGTCAAAATCCTGCTGTACATCCTCTTCGCCTGGCTGATCGTGTTCAGCACCAAAGGCATCGAAGGATTCACCGACGTCACGTCGTGGTATGCGGAGCCGATCGTCTTTCAGAAGGTCGTGCTCTACACGATGCTATTCGAGGTGATCGGGCTGGGCTGCGGCTTCGGACCGCTGAACAACCGGTTCCTCCCGCCCATGGGTTCTGTGCTGTATTGGATGCGGTTCGGCACCATCCGGCTGCCACCATGGCCGGATCGGGTGCCGTGGACCAAGGGAACCAAGCGAGTTCCGATTGACGTCGCGCTCTACGCGCTGCTGTTGTTGCTGCTGCTGGCAGCGTTGTTCACCGACGGTTCGGGTCCGGTACCGCAACTGGGCACCGAAATTGGGCTGCTGCCAACATGGCAGGTCGTGGTGATCCTGGTGTTGCTGGCGGTGCTGGGGTTGCGCGACAAGGTGATCTTTCTCGCCGCCCGCGGCGAGGTCTACGCGACGCTGACCGTGACCTTCCTGTTCGGCGGTGCAGACATGATTGTCGCCGCCAAATTGGTGTTCCTGGTGATTTGGATGGGCGCCGCCACATCGAAGCTCAACAAGCACTTCCCGTTTGTGATCTCGACCATGATGTCGAACAATCCGCTCTTTCGGCCACGATTTCTCAAGCGGATGTTCTTCGAGAAATTCCCCGACGACCTACGGCCTGGACTCTTGTCGCGGCTGCTGGCGCACGTCAGCACTGCGATCGAGATGTTCGTACCGGTGGCGTTGTTCTTCTCTCACGGCGGCTGGCCCACCACCGTGGCCGCCATCGCAATGGTGTGCTTCCACCTGGGCATCCTGACGGCCATCCCGATGGGCGTGCCGTTGGAGTGGAACGTATTCATGATCTTCGGCGTCTTGTCCCTGTTCGTCGGCCACGCCAATCTAGGGCTGGCGGATGTGAAAAACCCTGTGCCAGTGGCGATCCTGTTCGCATTAGTCGTGGGGACGGTCATCTTGGGCAACATGTTTCCGCGCAAGATCTCGTTTCTGCCCGGGATGCGCTATTACGCTGGCAATTGGGACACCACGCTGTGGTGTATCAAACCCTCGGCGGACGACAAGATCAGACGGGGCATCGTCGCAATCGCCAGCATGCCGGCCGCCCAGCTGGAGCGTTATTACGGCAAGGAGCGAGCGCAAATCCCGATGTATCTGGGCTATGCGTTCCGTGCCATGAACACTCACGGCAGGGCACTGTTCACCCTGGCCCATCGGGCGATGGCCGGCCACAACGAAGATGACTACGTCATCACCGACGGGGAACGGATCTGCAGCACCGCCCTCGGATGGAATTTCGGCGACGGCCACATGCACAACGAACAACTGGTCGCGGCGATGCAACAGCGTTGTCGCTTCGAACCGGGCGAGGTGCGGATCGTCCTGCTCGACGCGCAACCGATCCATCGACAGACCCAGCACTACCGCTTGGTCGACGCCGCGACCGGCGAGTTCGAACGCGGCTACGTGCGGGTGGCCGACATGGTGACCCGGCAGCCGTGGGATGACGAAGTGCCGGTCCAGGTGTCGTCGGACTAG
- a CDS encoding TetR/AcrR family transcriptional regulator: protein MAKADVLGPGRRTAARGNHAGTDSGTRRTEILQTAASLIASSGLRTSLQEIADAAGILPGSLYHHFESKEAILIELIRRYQQDLERIGHGWQEKLDQPDSRPVSEKINELGTAIAHCAVQHRAALQMSFYEGPSADPELMQLTRQRPLAIQEAMLQTLRAARWSGYIKPQIDLPTLADRICQTMLQVGLDVMRRNASTEQVSGLMCRIILEGLATREPLDGQLDPSPALAAANKVIETWTEDQQAEPGDKAAHVLAIARMEFGRRGYEATTIRDIASAAGLGTGTVYRVIGSKDELLASIMRSFGQKVEAGWVSVLRSTGTPIEKLDALSWVNINALDQFSDEFRIQLAWMRQSPPDTPNPGWLYSARLRQMKSLLSEGLQSDDIRIEPPSITMLARCIIGLQWIPENILHAIGTRPALLHARDTVLRGAAVRSD, encoded by the coding sequence ATGGCCAAGGCGGATGTACTCGGACCAGGCCGGCGGACGGCTGCTCGTGGGAATCACGCCGGCACCGACTCCGGTACCCGCCGGACCGAGATTCTGCAGACCGCCGCGTCGTTGATCGCGTCGTCGGGACTGCGGACGTCGTTGCAGGAGATTGCCGATGCCGCAGGCATTCTGCCGGGCAGCCTGTATCACCATTTCGAATCCAAAGAGGCGATCCTGATCGAGTTGATCCGCCGGTACCAACAGGATCTGGAGCGCATCGGCCACGGCTGGCAGGAAAAGCTGGACCAACCCGATTCGCGACCCGTGTCGGAGAAGATCAATGAGCTAGGAACGGCGATCGCCCACTGCGCCGTACAGCACCGAGCCGCTCTTCAGATGTCGTTCTACGAGGGCCCCAGCGCCGATCCCGAGCTGATGCAACTGACCCGGCAGCGGCCCTTAGCGATTCAAGAAGCAATGCTGCAGACCCTGCGTGCCGCCCGGTGGAGCGGCTATATCAAGCCCCAGATAGACCTGCCAACGTTGGCAGACCGCATCTGCCAGACGATGCTGCAGGTCGGGCTTGATGTCATGCGGCGCAACGCTTCCACCGAGCAGGTTTCTGGGTTGATGTGCCGGATCATTCTGGAAGGTTTGGCAACTCGAGAGCCACTCGATGGACAACTGGATCCCTCCCCGGCCTTGGCGGCAGCCAACAAGGTGATCGAGACCTGGACCGAAGACCAGCAGGCCGAGCCCGGCGACAAGGCGGCCCATGTTCTCGCGATAGCGCGAATGGAGTTTGGGCGCAGGGGATATGAAGCCACCACGATCAGAGACATTGCATCTGCCGCGGGCCTGGGCACCGGCACCGTCTATCGGGTGATCGGCTCCAAAGATGAACTGCTGGCTTCGATCATGCGTTCCTTCGGACAGAAGGTCGAGGCCGGGTGGGTCAGCGTGCTGCGCTCGACAGGGACGCCGATCGAAAAGCTGGACGCGCTGAGCTGGGTGAATATCAATGCGCTGGACCAGTTTTCGGACGAGTTTCGGATCCAGCTCGCTTGGATGAGGCAGTCACCACCAGACACTCCTAACCCGGGTTGGCTCTATTCGGCCCGGTTGCGGCAGATGAAATCACTTCTGTCCGAAGGTCTTCAGTCCGATGACATACGGATTGAACCACCATCCATCACCATGCTGGCGCGATGCATCATCGGGTTGCAGTGGATACCGGAGAACATCCTGCACGCGATCGGTACCCGCCCGGCTCTCCTGCACGCCCGTGACACGGTGTTACGCGGGGCCGCCGTGCGCAGCGACTAA